TGTCGCCTCGGCCGTACGGGATTCGATCCGTGCGCTGATGCTGATTCGGGCTTACCGTATTCGCGGCCACATGATCGCCGATCTCGATCCGCTCGACATTCGCGCAGCGGCCATTCACCCTGAGCTCGACCCGGCGTTTTACGGCTTCAACGAAGGCGATTACGAGCGCGAGATCTTCATCGATCATGTCCTCGGTCTTGAAACCGCTAACCTTAAAACCATTCTTGAAATTCTGCGTCGGACCTATTGCGGGACCTTTGCCGTTGAATTCATGCACATCACCGACCCGACGCAGAAGGACTGGATCCAGCGTCGGATCGAGGGGATGGATAAGGAAATCAAGTTCACGGACGATGGCCAGCGGGCGATCCTCCTGAAACTGATCGAGGCCGAAGGCTTCGAAAACTTCCTGCAGGTCAAATATACGGGCACGAAGCGGTTTGGTCTTGATGGGGGCGAGGCAATGGTGCCGGCCCTTGAGCAGATTATCAAACGCGGCGGCGCACTCGGCGTCGATGAAATCATCGTCGGCATGCCGCACCGTGGCCGCCTGAATGTCCTCGCAGCCGTGATGGGCAAACCCTATCACCAGATCTTCCACGAGTTTCAGGGCGGGGCGGCGATCCCATCCGACGTCGGTGGCTCAGGCGATGTAAAATACCACCTTGGTGCCTCCTCCGACCGGTCGTTTGACGGCAATGAGGTTCACCTGTCGCTGGCGGCGAACCCGTCTCACCTGGAAGCGGTGGATCCGGTCGTGCTCGGCAAATGTCGCGCAAAGCAGGACATGAACCCATCCGACAAGGTCGAGGTGCCCCGTACCCAAGTTCTGCCATTGTTGTTGCATGGCGATGCGGCGTTCGCGGGGCAGGGCCTAATCGCGGAATGCTTCGGTTTCACGGGCCTGCGCGGCTATCGCACCGGCGGGACGATCCACTTTATCGTGAACAACCAGATCGGCTTCACGACCAGCCCGAAATTCTCGCGCAGCTCACCTTATCCGTCGGATGTGGCGAAGATGGTGGAAGCGCCGATCTTCCACGTGAATGGTGACGACCCTGAAGCGGTCGTCTACGCCGCGAAGGTGGCGGCGGAATTCCGCATGACCTTCGGCCATGACGTGGTCATCGATATGTGGTGCTATCGCCGCTATGGTCACAATGAAGGTGATGAACCGTCTTTCACTCAGCCGCTCATGTACCGCCAGATTGCTAATCACAAGACGACGCGTGCGCTGTATGCGGAACGTCTGATTGCTGAGGGTCTGGTCACGCAGGAATGGGTCGACAACGAGATGGAGAAATTCCGCTCGTTCCTCGACGAAGAATTTGCCAAAGGTCGTGATTACGAGCCCCAGAAAGCCGACTGGCTCGACGGGAAATGGTCCGGCTTCAAACCTCCACAGGACGATGAACGTCGCGGCGATACCGCGGTCGAAATCGAGAAGCTGAAGACGATTGGCAAACGCCTGACCCACGCGCCAAGCTCGTTCAAGATCCACCGGACCTTGGAGCGGATCCTCAAGGCCAAGGCCGAAATGATCTCCACGGGTGAGAATATTGACTGGGCGACCGGTGAAGCGCTCGCCTATGGATCGCTCCTGATGGAGGGCTATCGCGTCCGCCTTTCAGGCCAGGATTCCGTGCGCGGCACGTTCAGCCAGCGGCATGCCCAGTTTGTCGATCAGGCCACGGAGAAGCGCTATACGCCGCTCCGTCACCTGTCGGACGACCAGGCACAGTTTGAAGTCATCGACTCCAACCTGTCCGAGTTCGCCGTGATGGGATTTGAGTATGGCTATTCGTTGGCTGACCCGACGACGCTGACCCTGTGGGAAGCGCAGTTCGGCGACTTTGCCAACGGCGCACAGGTCATTTTCGATCAGTTCATATCATCGGCCGAACGCAAATGGCTGCGGATGTCGGGTCTCGTCCTTCTGTTGCCGCACGGCTATGAGGGCCAAGGGCCTGAGCATTCCTCAGCGCGTCTTGAGCGGTATCTGCAGAGTTGCGCACAGGACAATATTCAGGTGGCGAACTGCACGACGCCTGCGAACTATTTCCACATTCTCCGTCGTCAGATGAAACGCGACTTCCGCAAGCCGCTGGTCCTGATGACGCCAAAATCACTGCTGCGTCACAAGCGCGCCGTCTCGACCCTTGAAGAGATGGGTCCGGGCTCAAGCTTCCACCGTGTGCTGTGGGATGATGCCGAGTATCGTCCTGGCAGCACGGTTGAGCTGGTCCCGGACAACATGGTTCGCCGGGTCATCATGTGCTCGGGCAAGGTCTATTATGACCTGCTGGAAGAGCGCGAAAAGCGTGGCATCTCGGATGTCTATCTGATGCGCGTCGAACAATTCTACCCGTTCCCGCTGAAATCGCTGATGAAAGAATTGAAGCGGTTCGACGAGGCGGAGATGATCTGGTGCCAGGAAGAACCGCGCAATATGGGCGGCTGGACATTCATCGAGCCCTATCTCGAATGGACGCTGAACCAGATCGACGCCAAACATACACGCCCACGTTACGTTGGGCGGCCTGCATCCGCCGCAACCGCCACGGGGCATGCTGAACAACATCGTCACGAACTTGAAGCCTTCCTCGATGAAGCGCTGAGCACGGAGAGTTAAGCCCCCATGACTGAAATTCGCGTTCCTACCCTCGGTGAAAGCGTGACCGAGGCCACTGTCGGACAGTGGCTAAAGAAAGAAGGCGACACCGTTGCGGTGGATGAGCCTCTGGTCGAGCTCGAAACGGACAAGGTTTCCGTCAATGTGTCCGCCACAGCGGCCGGTGTTCTGAAAAAGATCACGGCCAAAGAGGGCGATACGGTCGAACTCGACGCCGTGCTGGCCGAGATCGAAGACGGTGCCACCGGCAGCAGCAAAGAGAAGAGCAACGGCAAGGCGGATGCCCCGGCGCCTGCCAAAGCCAGCAGCACGCCCGCAGCTGGCGATAGCGCCGGCGAGCAGGTCGAGGTTGTCGCGCCGTCGTCAGGCGAAAGCGTCACCGAAGCTGATGTCGGCGAATGGATGGTCAAAGTCGGCGACAGCGTGAATGTCGACGACGCCATCGTGTCCCTGGAAACTGACAAGGCCGCCGTGGACGTGTCCGCTCCGGTCTCCGGTACGATTGCTGAAATCCGCATTGAGGCGGGTGAGACCGTGACACCCGGTACGGTCCTCGCGATCATCGCCAAGGGCGCGGGCGCGCCAAAGCCGACCGAAAGCAAACCGACGGCCGAGCCCAAATCGACCACAAGTGCTGCGCCTTTGTCGCCAGCTCCTCGCCGCGTTGTTG
This genomic stretch from Parvularcula sp. LCG005 harbors:
- a CDS encoding 2-oxoglutarate dehydrogenase E1 component, which translates into the protein MPHDGSQGDSFSKRDVLAATSFLSGGNQQYLLKQYKAYVENPQSVEPELRAFFKELGDDDLASMNASGPSWARPDWPPQPSDELTAAMDGDWSALDGVFEEKVAARSPELSPVDVASAVRDSIRALMLIRAYRIRGHMIADLDPLDIRAAAIHPELDPAFYGFNEGDYEREIFIDHVLGLETANLKTILEILRRTYCGTFAVEFMHITDPTQKDWIQRRIEGMDKEIKFTDDGQRAILLKLIEAEGFENFLQVKYTGTKRFGLDGGEAMVPALEQIIKRGGALGVDEIIVGMPHRGRLNVLAAVMGKPYHQIFHEFQGGAAIPSDVGGSGDVKYHLGASSDRSFDGNEVHLSLAANPSHLEAVDPVVLGKCRAKQDMNPSDKVEVPRTQVLPLLLHGDAAFAGQGLIAECFGFTGLRGYRTGGTIHFIVNNQIGFTTSPKFSRSSPYPSDVAKMVEAPIFHVNGDDPEAVVYAAKVAAEFRMTFGHDVVIDMWCYRRYGHNEGDEPSFTQPLMYRQIANHKTTRALYAERLIAEGLVTQEWVDNEMEKFRSFLDEEFAKGRDYEPQKADWLDGKWSGFKPPQDDERRGDTAVEIEKLKTIGKRLTHAPSSFKIHRTLERILKAKAEMISTGENIDWATGEALAYGSLLMEGYRVRLSGQDSVRGTFSQRHAQFVDQATEKRYTPLRHLSDDQAQFEVIDSNLSEFAVMGFEYGYSLADPTTLTLWEAQFGDFANGAQVIFDQFISSAERKWLRMSGLVLLLPHGYEGQGPEHSSARLERYLQSCAQDNIQVANCTTPANYFHILRRQMKRDFRKPLVLMTPKSLLRHKRAVSTLEEMGPGSSFHRVLWDDAEYRPGSTVELVPDNMVRRVIMCSGKVYYDLLEEREKRGISDVYLMRVEQFYPFPLKSLMKELKRFDEAEMIWCQEEPRNMGGWTFIEPYLEWTLNQIDAKHTRPRYVGRPASAATATGHAEQHRHELEAFLDEALSTES